The following coding sequences are from one Triticum dicoccoides isolate Atlit2015 ecotype Zavitan chromosome 4A, WEW_v2.0, whole genome shotgun sequence window:
- the LOC119286841 gene encoding SCARECROW-LIKE protein 7-like, giving the protein MCADSGNLMAIAQQVIQQQQQHNQQQQRHHHHHHHLAPPPMPMPPAPAPPHAQIPGSLPFGAAGSAAWPQGENFFSDVFGASAADAVFSDLAAGADFDSDVWMESLIGDAPVFQDSDLDRLIFTTPPPAEAEAEAVARDENAPAALPPVAATAQAACSSPGSADASCSAPILQSLLACSRAAAASPGLAAAELAKVRAAATESGDPAERVAFYFSDALARRLACGGAAQLDTASDARLASDEVTLCYKTLNDACPYSKFAHLTANQAILEATGAATKIHIVDFGIVQGIQWAALLQALATRPEGKPSRIRISGVPSPYLGPHPAASLAATSARLRDFAQLLGVDFEFVPLLRPVHELDRSDFSVDPDEVVAVNFMLQLYHLLGDSDEPVRRLLRLAKSLGPAVVTLGEYEVSLNRAGFVDRFASALSYYRAVFESLDVAMARDSEDRATLERSMFGERIRRAVGPPEGADRTDRMAGSAEWQALMEWCGFQPVRLSNYAESQAELLLWDYDAKYKYSLVQLPPAFLSLAWEKRPLLTVSAWR; this is encoded by the coding sequence ATGTGCGCCGACAGCGGCAACCTCATGGCCATCGCGCAGCAGGtgatccagcagcagcagcagcacaaccagcagcagcagcggcaccaccaccaccaccaccacctcgccCCGCCGCCCATGCCGATGCCgcccgcccccgcgcccccgcacGCGCAGATCCCGGGCTCGCTGCCGTTCGGGGCCGCCGGGTCCGCGGCCTGGCCCCAGGGAGAGAACTTCTTCTCCGACGTCTTCGGGGCGTCCGCCGCGGATGCCGTTTTCTCCGACCTCGCCGCCGGCGCGGACTTCGACTCCGACGTGTGGATGGAGAGCCTCATAGGCGACGCCCCCGTGTTCCAGGACTCGGACCTCGACCGCCTCATCTTCACCACCCCGCccccggccgaggccgaggcggaggCCGTCGCGCGGGACGAGAATGCGCCGGCCGCGCTCCCCCCGGTCGCCGCCACGGCGCAGGCGGCGTGTTCTTCCCCGGGCTCAGCCGACGCGTCCTGCTCCGCCCCCATCCTCCAGTCCCTCCTCGCCTGCTCCCGCGCCGCGGCGGCCAGCCCAGGCctcgccgccgcggagctcgccaagGTCCGCGCCGCGGCCACCGAGTCCGGGGACCCCGCGGAGCGCGTGGCCTTCTACTTCTCCGACGCGCTCGCTCGCCGCCTCGCCTGCGGCGGCGCGGCGCAACTCGATACGGCGTCCGACGCGCGGCTCGCCTCCGACGAGGTCACGCTCTGCTACAAGACGCTCAACGACGCCTGCCCCTACTCCAAGTTCGCGCACCTCACCGCCAACCAGGCCATCCTGGAGGCCACGGGCGCGGCGACCAAGATCCACATCGTCGACTTCGGCATCGTGCAGGGCATCCAGTGGGCGGCGCTCCTCCAGGCGCTGGCCACGCGCCCCGAGGGGAAGCCGTCTCGGATTCGCATCTCCGGCGTCCCCTCGCCGTACCTGGGGCCGCACCCCGCGGCGTCCCTGGCCGCCACCAGCGCGCGCCTCCGCGACTTCGCGCAGCTTCTCGGGGTGGACTTCGAGTTTGTCCCGTTGCTCCGGCCGGTGCACGAGCTCGACCGGTCCGACTTCTCGGTCGACCCCGACGAGGTCGTGGCCGTCAACTTCATGCTCCAGCTCTACCACCTGCTCGGCGACTCCGACGAGCCGGTGCGGCGACTCCTCCGCCTCGCCAAATCGCTCGGCCCGGCGGTGGTCACCCTCGGGGAGTACGAGGTGAGCCTCAACCGCGCCGGCTTCGTCGACCGATTCGCCAGCGCGCTCAGCTACTACCGGGCGGTGTTCGAGTCGCTGGACGTGGCGATGGCGCGGGACTCCGAGGACAGGGCGACGCTGGAGCGGAGCATGTTCGGGGAGCGCATCCGCAGGGCCGTCGGGCCGCCCGAGGGCGCCGACAGGACCGACAGGATGGCCGGCAGCGCCGAGTGGCAGGCGCTCATGGAGTGGTGCGGCTTCCAGCCCGTCCGCCTCAGCAACTACGCCGAGAGCCAGGCCGAGCTCCTGCTCTGGGACTACGATGCCAAGTACAAGTATTCGCTCGTCCAGCTGCCGCCGGCGTTCCTCTCGCTCGCGTGGGAGAAGCGGCCTCTGCTCACCGTCTCCGCCTGGCGGTGA